The following nucleotide sequence is from Acidimicrobiales bacterium.
CGGGCGTCACGTCTACAGGCTCGAACAGTTCGGTCTCGCGGAAGCGGACATCGCCGATCTGGCGGACGGGTACGCGGAGCAGTTCGGTCTTGAACGGGAGTCTTCCCAGGACTGACCGCCCGTACAGGGAGGGCCGTGCACCGCCGTGGTGTCGGTTGTTCACCGCGAAGCGTTGAGCTCCTCGAGCAGGGCGACCGCTCGCTCACCGCCGCGGTCCGATGTCATCTGATGCGCAAGCTGCCCGGCCCGTGCGCTCATCGCGTCATCGGCGGCACACCGGCGAATGGCTGTTGCGAGTTCGACCGGATCGGCCCGGCGGAAGTCGACCTTGGTACCGACCCCCAACTCCTGCACCCGGTCGGCCCAGTAGTACTGATCGAGGAAATGGGGGATCACGACCGCCGGGGTGGCGGCGCGCACGACTGCGTGGGTCGTCCCCGCCCCCCCGTGGTGGATCACGGCGGAGCAACGGGGGACCACGCTCGCGTAGTCGAGATGATCCACCCGCAGGAACTCGGATTGTCCCTGTACCCCTTCCGCCATCGACTCGGGGATCTGCAGAAGGGCCCTCACCCCCGCCCGCTCGAGACCTTCGAGGAGCCAGCCTCCTTCCGCGATGACACCTTCGATCGCAACGATGCTGCCGACGGTGAGGAGTACCGGAGGGTCTCCTGCATCGAGGAAGGCCGCCACCTCTGCGGACGGGGTGGCAGGCTCGCGGGGCGTTTCCAGCTGGCCGACGACGTGGATCGGTCCGCCCCGGCTGTGCCGGGCATCGCAGAGGGCCGGACTCGCCGCCACGAGCGTGAGGTCGCTGTCGGTGACCAGCCGTTGGCCTCGGAACCTGGGCCGGACCCCGGTCGCCTGCCTGAACTGCCACAGCCCGAGAGTGGCGTCGAGCGCCAGGGCGGTGAGGAGTCCGCAGCCGGCCTCGAGATTGCGGATCGTGCCGAACAGACCGTTTGCCGGAGCCTGGCCGACGAAGCTGAGAGGGGCGGGCTGGAGAAGAGCGCTCGGGATCCGGGCGGCTCGCGCCGCGAATGCAGTCGGGTACATGATCGGGTGGCGGACGATGAGGTCCGATGTCGCCGCGAGGCGTACGGACTCGTCGTGGACCTCCCCCAGGAGCGGCCAGAGAATGTGACCGGTGATGGTGCGGAGCTTGCGGATGGGACCGCGTCGGCTGTCGACCTCGCGTCGTATCGCATCGATGTCGATCTCGTCGATGTGGGCTCGCCCCATGCTGCGGATCGTCAGACGGTCGTCGTCGGCCAGCTCGACGTCACTGAGTGCCCAGTAGGACAGGGCGACGTCGTGGCCGTGATCCGCGAGAACCCGGGCGAGGGCGTGGAACGGCCGGATGTCGCCCTCGGTTCCCCAGGTCATCAGGGCAACTCTCACGTGGTCAGTGTCCCATGGTTCTGCGTCGAAACCGATTCGGTCCGCGGCGCCCCGTGACGTGCGTCCACCGCTGAATCCGACGGCCCCCGCGACTGGACGAGGCGGCTTCAGTACCGCACGGTGTCGGCGAAGTGTTCGTGGCGGCGGCCGAGAACGGCTTCGGCCGCGGTGATCCCGGTGCGGGCCGCCTTGTCGATGCCGACGCCGCGCGAGCGGGTCGTGTCCCCTGCGAGGAACAGGCCGTCGACCCCGCGAACCACCGCGTCGGGCCGTACGGCGCCGACGAGGCCGGGCTTGTTGATCACGCCGTAGGTGGTGACGAGGTGGGGTTTCTTCCACAGGGCCCGCTTCGCCGCGGGCAACATGTCCTCGATGTCGAGCCAGAGCTCACGGAACTTCTTGTCGATCCATGCCTTGTCGCCGTAGTGGGCCACGGCATCGAAGGCCGCTCCGACACAGGTGAGGTACTCGCCGTCGGGTGACACGCTCGGGTCGTAGCCCGTGAAGTTCAGCGTGAAGCCGGGCAGCCCCGTTCGGGGAGTGGCGAAGAACGACGCCATCTCGCGCTCGGTCATCGCGATGACCGGCTCCTTCGCGGCGATCCAGTATCCGAGCCAGCACGCCCGGTTGCCGTTCTTCTTGAGGAGTCGGATCCGTTCGAGGAGGTCGAAGGGCAGCGCCCCCTCATCGAAGAGAGGGGGCAGGTTCCAAACCGGCACCGTTGCGACGACGTTGTCGGCCTCGATGGTCGAGCCGTCAGCCAACCGGACGCCACGTACCGTCCGGTTCTCCACGATGACCCTCTCGATCTTCGTCTTCTGCAGCAGCGTTCCGCCGGCTGTGGTGAACGCGTCGGCCATCGCCTTCCAGAGTCGGTCCCAGCCCCCGAGTGGGTAGAAGGAGTAGCCGGCGGTGCGCTTGAGGGAGTAGTGGAGCTTGCGTACGTAGAGGTTCTCCGACGCCGAGTGTTCCCACGGGTGGGTCGTGATCTGCTCGAGCATCGAGATCGCC
It contains:
- a CDS encoding FAD-dependent oxidoreductase, with protein sequence MKVDTVVIGAGTAGIVSASILASSGRSVALVERQAALGGRSRHWRHKGHELGLGSHLVEDPGDSLTRVCELMNVPLEHSQRSDSMPFWDRDGWKPIQEHYAGASKEGLKRCIEALIETPWSELDRWDHASLREWMAQYTSDEGVFLVWEAISMLEQITTHPWEHSASENLYVRKLHYSLKRTAGYSFYPLGGWDRLWKAMADAFTTAGGTLLQKTKIERVIVENRTVRGVRLADGSTIEADNVVATVPVWNLPPLFDEGALPFDLLERIRLLKKNGNRACWLGYWIAAKEPVIAMTEREMASFFATPRTGLPGFTLNFTGYDPSVSPDGEYLTCVGAAFDAVAHYGDKAWIDKKFRELWLDIEDMLPAAKRALWKKPHLVTTYGVINKPGLVGAVRPDAVVRGVDGLFLAGDTTRSRGVGIDKAARTGITAAEAVLGRRHEHFADTVRY
- a CDS encoding glycosyltransferase translates to MTWGTEGDIRPFHALARVLADHGHDVALSYWALSDVELADDDRLTIRSMGRAHIDEIDIDAIRREVDSRRGPIRKLRTITGHILWPLLGEVHDESVRLAATSDLIVRHPIMYPTAFAARAARIPSALLQPAPLSFVGQAPANGLFGTIRNLEAGCGLLTALALDATLGLWQFRQATGVRPRFRGQRLVTDSDLTLVAASPALCDARHSRGGPIHVVGQLETPREPATPSAEVAAFLDAGDPPVLLTVGSIVAIEGVIAEGGWLLEGLERAGVRALLQIPESMAEGVQGQSEFLRVDHLDYASVVPRCSAVIHHGGAGTTHAVVRAATPAVVIPHFLDQYYWADRVQELGVGTKVDFRRADPVELATAIRRCAADDAMSARAGQLAHQMTSDRGGERAVALLEELNASR